In Anaerobaca lacustris, the genomic stretch CTCGGTCTGGGCCCGGACCTCCTCGGCCAACTGATCGTTCAGCCGGCGCAGCTTCGCCTCCATCCCTTTTCGCTGCGTCACGTCGTACAGCACGCCGAGTACGCGGACGCCTCGACCCTCCTCGTCGCGGATCACCTTGCCTCGCGACGCCAGCCAGACGGTCCTCTCGTCGGGACCGACGATGCGAAACTCCGCCTCGAAATCGCCGGCCGTCGTCAGGGCCTGACGCATCCGGGTCCTCAGTCGTTCCCGGTCCGCCGGCTGGACGTGTTCGAAGAACGTGTTGCCGGTCGCCTCCGTCCACCGGCCGGCGCCGATCAGTTCATACACCCGCTCGTCCCAGAAGCAGGAGTCGTCCTCGACGTTCCACTCCCAGAGCCCCATCCGTCCGCCTTCGAGTGCCGCGCGCAGCCATTGCTCGTTATGACGCAGTTTCCGTGTCTGCACCTGAAGGCGTTCATGGGCCCTCTGGAGTTCTTCGGCGGCCTGCTTGTTCGCGGTGACATCCCGCCCGTAGAGGTTGGCGTAGCCTTCCTTCCGAATCGGCGCGATGGAGAAGGAATAGAGAGTCGAGCCACACGCCAGCTCGATCTCGCCGAGATCGCCCGTGGCCAGCGCCTGCGCGATGGGCCGGTGGACGTCGCTCGGGACCATGCGTCCGACTCGACACTGCCACGCCGTCAGAAGGGTGTTGCTGGCGTCGTTGGCGTACAGCAACATGCCGTCGGAGCGGATGCGCAAGACCGGGAAAGGGTTCTGTTGGGGGAACAGCGTCGCCTCGTGCAAGGCACGCTCGGATCGCTTGCCCAAAGCGGACCCCGGCCGCAACGGTGCGACCTTGTCCTGCCGTGGCACGTTGCCGGCGACTTCTCCCGTCGAACCCTCGGTCATAGCGCGATCCTCGACGCTCCCTTCGACGAAACCCCTTGTGTTTTGCCCGGCGTCCGTCCCTCAACGCGACGTCGTGGTGTGGTAGTATACACTATGATTGTCCCGCCGGAAAGGGCAATTGTCGCATTTCTCTCCCGGCTCGGTGCCTCCGGTGATAGAGTCGAGATCGCTTTTTGTGTAAACGCCAGGCGGCGGCGACGACTCTATAGGGGTAGAGATCTCGACGGCGGCCGCCGGGCCATGGCATGAAAACGAGTGCTTTGCAGGACAAGACGATCTTGTCTGACAGGAACTTTGAAAATCTGGTTCATGAGTACGGCCGACAGGTCCTCAATACCGCTCTGCGCGTTCTCGGCGATGCGAATCTGGCGAACGACATCCACCAGGAGGTCTTCTTGTCCATCTGGCGTCGTTGGCCCAGCTACAACGGACAGACCAACTGGCCTGCCTACCTATACCGGGTGACGGTGCGCAAGGCCCTGGAGGCTGCGCGGCGGGCCAACGGGTACCGCCGGGAAGTCCCGGCCGAGCGGGAGTGCGACGATCGTCGGCCCGACGGCAACATGCGGGCCGAGGAACTCCAGACGAAGCTGGTCGCCGCGTTGGCGAAGCTGCCGGCCCACCAGGCGGATGCGTTTGTCCTGTTGCGTCTGGAAGGGCTGGCGACGACCGAGGTGGCCGCGATTCTGGGTTGCTCTCCGCAGACGGTCCGGGTGCATCTGCACCGGGCCTTGAAGAGGCTCAGCCGTGAGTTGAGGCCCTACCTGGGCTGATGGAAGGTAGAGTATGAATCGCCATAAACAGATCCACAAACTGCTTCCGGCGTTCGCTTTGGGCGAGCTGGATGAACCGCAGGCGTCGCAGGTGCGCAGCCATCTGGCGGAGTGCTCGGTGTGTCGGCAGGAAACGGAGCGGTTGGGGAAGCTCCTGGCCCACGCCGCGTCTCTGGGCGTGCGATCGGTGGATCGGCAATTGTGCGAGTCGGCGGGGCAACGGGTCCTGTCGGCCGCGACCCGAGAACAAATGGAACGACCGCGCCTCGGACCCGACTCCGGCGGCGCGAAGATATGGAGAATCGCCATGAAGAGTGGAGTTACGAAAGTCGCCGTCGCGGCCCTGATCGTCCTGGCTGCGGCCCTCGCGTTGTACACATTCACCGGCCCCGGCGCGACCAACGTCTACGCCCAGGTCGTTGACCGGCTGCAAAAGGCCCGAACCCTGACCTTCAGTGTAGTCAACAAGACCGGTATGGAGAGCATGCCGACCGTCCGGACGCAGATCGCCTTCAGGGAGCCGGGCTCGATGCGAATCGCGAGCGCCGACGGCTTCGTGACCGTCGTTCAAGCGTCGGGCGATGATCTCCGGGGGATCAATCTGATCCCGCTGCAGAAGAAGTATGGTGAATTCGGACTCTCCAACCTTCTCGACAATCCGAACCCCGGTCCCTACATGTCGGCCGAAACACTCCGCGCTCTTCCGGCTCAAGCCG encodes the following:
- a CDS encoding RNA polymerase sigma factor; the encoded protein is MSDRNFENLVHEYGRQVLNTALRVLGDANLANDIHQEVFLSIWRRWPSYNGQTNWPAYLYRVTVRKALEAARRANGYRREVPAERECDDRRPDGNMRAEELQTKLVAALAKLPAHQADAFVLLRLEGLATTEVAAILGCSPQTVRVHLHRALKRLSRELRPYLG
- a CDS encoding zf-HC2 domain-containing protein, with amino-acid sequence MNRHKQIHKLLPAFALGELDEPQASQVRSHLAECSVCRQETERLGKLLAHAASLGVRSVDRQLCESAGQRVLSAATREQMERPRLGPDSGGAKIWRIAMKSGVTKVAVAALIVLAAALALYTFTGPGATNVYAQVVDRLQKARTLTFSVVNKTGMESMPTVRTQIAFREPGSMRIASADGFVTVVQASGDDLRGINLIPLQKKYGEFGLSNLLDNPNPGPYMSAETLRALPAQADEALGRAEIDGRLLEGYRVYQDDTTVTVWIDATTGELARAELEFATAPGMNMILSDFQFDVDLGDAMFSLEPPADYTPLGVELQADATAMTEADLIAFLRLWSSWTTDGIFPPTINGPELGRIALQMAAEGKLVGPVVPGYEADEQYQIMYRGMAFMGGLPMDTWRYAGQNVPFGDPQTPIFWYRPEGSTTWRMIYADLHVADVAPEDLPN